From Malus sylvestris chromosome 1, drMalSylv7.2, whole genome shotgun sequence:
gccaatcaAATCCAATAGAAATTGGATATATCAAGTCGGATTCAATTGGACTGGAAAATCCGAAATCCAATTTACCTGGGATTGACTAATTTTagggaaaactaataaaaaagacttgaaaactttgagttttaacgaaaatgacaatataaagggtaaagtgaatagtactaggattgactttttggtgtaaaaatgtagtttttcgttaaaataaatagtaccgggagcttttcgttaaagttcccctaATTTTATTAGTTTACCACTCTCAGTGCAGTTGGCGATTCTGAGGAGAATTTTCAAAAAAGTGAGTTAACATTATGATAGAATAAGAATTTGATCCCTTTCAATTTAACCAAAACAAGGAAAATGAAAACAACTTCCCATTAGCAACACTAGTTAACGGTCTCCCATTTCTGTTTACTAGCTTAGCTCGTAAAGAAAAATCTACGACCCAATACTGTTATATAGTATTATTATCAATCCACATGTTATAATATATGCAGACTGAGTTTAGACGCATGGGTGCCGTCATCCGTGAACTGTGATAGATAATCATATCACCCATTTTCTTTCTGGGTCACTAAATCCTTAAGGACCATAAAATACTCAAACCATAACTCGAGACAGAAGGAGAGTAACCCACATGGGGTATTCACGTGAGTCTTGAGAACTTTACCTTAGACTAGAGAAAATCCAAAGTGCCAAGTACATATTTCCACTGATTTTCCAAGATGTACTTTATAagtttagatttttaattttcactcGCTTTTTCTCGGAGCGCCAACATGCACTTGACACATATTTGACCcctaaatttgatccaacagcaTATTGCATTTTAGTGATTCATCTCCATGTCACTACAATACATCAGTAACCAACCCTAGAGGCCGTCAAAGTTTCAATCAAGTTATCGAGGTCATGTCGTCGATAACTGAATCTATATCCACATATTTTTCTCTGTTTCAGGCATAAAACTGTTTTCAGGGTGGAAAAATTATCAAGTAGATGGAAGTtatgaagtaaaaaaaaagagtcAATATGTGATATACTCGTATAGCACGGTGACTCCACGAACATAAAATTTCTCTACTGTACAAAGATAATACAATCACTCTTTCATTATCTGGGAGGCACCTTGAAAAGCCGTAAGCACAGAGAAAAAACATTATATTTTCTAAATACCTCCAGTTCCAACTTCTATACAACGATATAGCTCTTCATCCGAATAAGATAATGATGTTCTGACTTTTGAACATGTCAACCCAAATGTAAGCGCAACTCACTTATCTTCTCCATTGATTCCAAAGATCCGGACTTTGTGCATGTTGGGGAACTTTGCAATGACGAGCACGATGACTGCAAGACTGTTGAAAAACAGCATCGGATGCTGGTAGTCAGTTGTGTGTGAGGCTATCAAGTACCTGGCAGGAAAGAAGGAAGACAAAAATGAGAACTAACATGATTTTTTGTTCGAACCAAGCTTTCAATACATAATCCTAGAGTAAAATTATAATCCTTAGGAGTGGTATCTGTCAGCAGGTTCATACAAATCCTATCACAATCAGAGCTTCagaaatttatatttatttccAATGCCTTAGTAATAACGTATTAAACAAAAACATGGGCAATGCTTCTGACCAAGACTGAGTAACTGACTCCCAAAACTACCAAGATCTCCAGCTGCACCAAGACAAATTCTCACTCCTGGTATACGGGGTTGGGGGTCTACAAACACTATCCTTGTAAGTTAGGAAGCCAATCAAGCACATTCTAGTAGTAGGTAAATCCAACACGTCTCAAAGCCATACCAAATGTTGATGTGATCAACAAGATTATGTGAATTATTTGATGGTGAAAACAGGCCCTAAGCTCATACTGAAGTTCCGGATGGTACATAAAAAGGTTGAAAACAGCAAGAGGATACGACTGAACTCATACCTAGGATTATGAGTTCATGAACTGCTCCATGGACACGAATACATCTCAAAATGAGGTCTAATACTCTTATCCAAAAAAAGTATGGTAGATTTTACTAAAATCTGGCTGCCTTGGGCAACCACAAACAAACCAATTGTGCTATGTGAATAGCTAAAAATCTAGCCTGAACTGCAGGTGGAGTGTTATAAACTGAAAATACTCAACCAAATCAATAAACAGATTGTGCTCAGGGTAATCCCAAAAGAGCCAATAGACCAGAACCGGAAATTCTTAATATTCTAAATGTACTATCACAAGTTTTCAcgagtttttcatttttttaacttCTAAGTGCTAACTAATCAATGAAGTAACCCGGCGTCCTCTTAATGTCCTCTTTATTGTAGTTGGCCATCTGAATGTGTCTGGTACAGAGTTGCAACCCATGTACAGACTTAGCTTTAAATTGGACCCGTAAATTTTGGTGTAGTATGTTTGGAACAGTTCAACAAATGTGTATGTGCAACAAACACATGGTTGGAACGGTTTGAACGGGCTTCTGGAGTTGGGCAggttaatttaaataaaatcttGAACAGCCAAAAGTTTCAACAATATTTAAAATTAGTGTAAAGAACTGAAAAATGCTAATCTTACAGCCAAAAAATCAACTTACAGCACCACAGGAACAACGGTTAAGAACTTCCTGTTGCGAGTGAGCTGCTTTCCACTATCCATCTGCTCCCACCATGTCAGTCCATTGTAGATCCCCTGGTCTTCAGCAAAGGGAGTTCCTTTCTTCCAATGGAAGAAGTGATATGTGATCTGAAGAAGAATTAGACTCTTCAAATACGGTACACGGAAATATGAATGAGAC
This genomic window contains:
- the LOC126631011 gene encoding uncharacterized protein LOC126631011, whose amino-acid sequence is MASLYVKAVPPADLNRNTEWFMYPGVWTTYILILFFSWLLVLSIFGCSPGMAWTIVNLSHFAITYHFFHWKKGTPFAEDQGIYNGLTWWEQMDSGKQLTRNRKFLTVVPVVLYLIASHTTDYQHPMLFFNSLAVIVLVIAKFPNMHKVRIFGINGEDK